One window from the genome of Dyadobacter sp. CECT 9275 encodes:
- a CDS encoding DUF4339 domain-containing protein, with protein sequence MEKKYYFLKGSSQMGPYTIEEINIFNLPPDTLVWYEELGPWKKLKDAPEMWNRTNRHLAPVKDNSRYYWYVGGVVAFIFVVAVYIVGTKKEGSQEVAEAFASKFATNMMKVCNPSTGKNATYYMKDWECDDKRYSIDVTSYWYGQPYGGYECKHEVRVLLEVDEDGSNADYKVLGTNDCMENDARTDSNIRSALNR encoded by the coding sequence ATGGAAAAGAAGTACTATTTTCTGAAAGGCAGCTCGCAGATGGGCCCTTACACGATCGAAGAAATCAACATTTTTAACCTCCCGCCGGATACCCTGGTATGGTATGAAGAACTGGGCCCCTGGAAAAAGTTGAAAGATGCCCCCGAAATGTGGAATCGGACCAACAGGCACCTGGCCCCAGTAAAAGATAACTCAAGATACTACTGGTATGTTGGTGGAGTGGTGGCATTCATCTTCGTGGTAGCCGTCTATATAGTAGGCACCAAAAAGGAAGGTTCTCAGGAAGTTGCAGAAGCGTTTGCCAGTAAGTTTGCAACCAATATGATGAAGGTCTGCAATCCGAGTACCGGGAAAAATGCCACCTATTATATGAAGGACTGGGAATGTGATGACAAAAGATATTCCATTGACGTAACGTCCTATTGGTATGGACAGCCCTATGGAGGTTACGAATGCAAGCATGAAGTAAGGGTGCTGCTCGAAGTAGATGAAGACGGATCCAATGCAGACTACAAAGTATTGGGTACCAATGATTGCATGGAAAATGATGCAAGAACCGATTCAAATATTCGGTCGGCACTCAATCGGTAA
- a CDS encoding caspase family protein yields MKYHFCYLTLVLMCLCISRGFGTTYAIVAAVADYKYYPPTDGDLRYTVSDAQKFYTFLRSNAGGNIPSNQIRYMVNRKAGKAEIVAAMKYIFQFAKPEDKVIFYFSGHGDPGAFIPYDYDGSEGSLLLHREVKEIFKRCRARTKICMADACFSGSITQKRALKVPPPVTAKDVKGSDVLILMSSRPDETSLESSEIEQGLFSYFLLRGLRGYSDTNKDRKVTIQELFEYLHYNVSKTARQRYGSPQHPMAYGHFAKDLIITQY; encoded by the coding sequence ATGAAATACCACTTTTGTTACCTCACGCTCGTGTTGATGTGCCTGTGCATTTCCCGTGGGTTCGGGACCACTTATGCTATCGTGGCTGCAGTGGCGGATTACAAATATTATCCGCCAACCGATGGGGATTTAAGATATACAGTATCGGATGCACAAAAATTTTATACTTTTTTGAGGAGCAATGCGGGGGGGAATATACCATCCAATCAGATCCGCTATATGGTGAACAGGAAAGCAGGGAAGGCAGAAATTGTTGCTGCTATGAAGTACATTTTCCAGTTTGCAAAACCTGAGGACAAAGTGATTTTTTACTTTTCGGGACATGGTGACCCAGGTGCATTTATTCCATACGATTATGATGGAAGCGAAGGTAGCCTGCTATTACACCGGGAGGTGAAGGAGATATTCAAACGGTGCCGGGCCAGAACAAAAATTTGTATGGCTGATGCTTGTTTTTCAGGTTCAATTACCCAGAAAAGGGCTTTGAAAGTCCCGCCACCCGTAACGGCAAAGGACGTCAAAGGAAGCGATGTATTGATACTGATGTCTTCCAGACCGGACGAAACCTCTCTGGAATCGTCGGAAATTGAGCAAGGGCTTTTTAGCTACTTCCTGCTGAGAGGCTTACGAGGATATTCGGATACCAATAAGGACCGGAAAGTCACCATCCAGGAGCTGTTTGAGTATTTACATTACAATGTTTCGAAGACGGCCAGACAACGCTACGGTTCGCCTCAGCATCCCATGGCTTACGGACATTTTGCCAAAGACCTGATTATAACCCAATATTAA
- a CDS encoding PP2C family protein-serine/threonine phosphatase: MMKIEIYEPLALHEIGRRDNNEDNIFPEKGSAQTGDRLFVVCDGIGGNAKGEEASRIVCDAFRYKIDGVSNPTLIADALCYAEEQIDHFISQNPGAKGMGTTLTLLHLHENGATIAHVGDSRVYHIRDRTIRFVTNDHKWVNKLVLSGDLTPEEALHHPQRNVIDRAVQGRKNRPTQADVNQITDIQAGDYFFLCTDGILEGIEEDELVNILASDGSDTDKLGQIEKNCLVKSMDNYSAYLVRVESATGSARAWTSSVLTLKDDGDVILAEDANPDEEVSENKHSEGEGKDGERKRRVGPPPVQPPLPPEPLAVANTIIQSVNRTIVLAVIAVLCSVVVGGGFYLYKKIEKREKPVDSGFEIEFQPKPAQPEKSDEGKAKKEDKKKEDDKAKKENVGKDDSKSNKKSSEKKKESQKESKKEDKKEDSIEENSAPENNNNSNANPQS; encoded by the coding sequence ATGATGAAAATAGAAATATACGAGCCCCTGGCCCTCCATGAGATCGGCCGCAGGGATAATAATGAAGATAATATTTTCCCGGAAAAGGGGAGTGCACAAACCGGAGACAGGTTATTCGTAGTTTGTGACGGGATTGGCGGAAATGCGAAAGGAGAGGAAGCAAGCCGTATTGTCTGTGATGCATTTCGATACAAAATTGATGGGGTTTCCAACCCCACTCTCATTGCCGACGCCCTTTGTTACGCTGAAGAACAGATAGATCATTTTATTTCCCAAAACCCTGGTGCAAAAGGCATGGGTACTACACTTACCCTTTTACATTTGCACGAAAACGGTGCTACCATTGCGCACGTTGGGGACAGCAGGGTATATCATATCCGGGACAGAACCATCCGTTTTGTTACCAATGATCATAAGTGGGTCAACAAGCTGGTACTTTCCGGGGATCTTACACCCGAAGAAGCACTGCATCATCCGCAGCGAAATGTCATTGATCGTGCTGTGCAAGGCCGCAAGAATCGCCCCACACAGGCCGATGTAAATCAGATAACCGATATACAGGCCGGAGACTACTTTTTCCTGTGTACTGATGGTATCCTGGAGGGGATTGAAGAAGACGAACTCGTGAATATTCTGGCTTCGGATGGGTCTGACACCGACAAGTTAGGACAGATTGAAAAGAACTGTCTGGTTAAATCAATGGATAATTACTCCGCATATCTGGTCAGAGTGGAGTCGGCCACGGGAAGCGCCAGAGCCTGGACTTCCTCTGTACTGACTTTAAAGGACGACGGAGACGTAATTCTTGCGGAAGATGCCAATCCGGACGAGGAAGTGTCCGAAAACAAGCATTCTGAGGGTGAGGGGAAGGATGGGGAGCGTAAAAGGAGGGTCGGCCCGCCGCCGGTGCAGCCTCCTCTTCCGCCTGAACCGCTCGCCGTGGCAAATACGATTATCCAGTCGGTCAATCGGACGATTGTGTTGGCGGTAATTGCTGTATTATGTTCGGTTGTGGTTGGGGGAGGATTTTACCTTTATAAAAAAATAGAAAAAAGAGAGAAACCGGTTGACTCAGGGTTTGAAATAGAATTTCAGCCGAAGCCGGCACAACCGGAAAAAAGTGACGAGGGGAAGGCAAAAAAGGAGGATAAGAAAAAAGAAGACGATAAGGCAAAAAAGGAGAATGTGGGTAAGGATGATAGTAAAAGCAATAAGAAGTCATCCGAAAAGAAAAAGGAAAGCCAGAAAGAGAGTAAGAAGGAAGATAAAAAGGAAGATAGTATAGAAGAAAATTCGGCGCCCGAAAACAACAACAACTCCAACGCTAACCCGCAAAGCTGA
- a CDS encoding FHA domain-containing protein — MDSKHPSLRPGNDLEIKCPKCKQITTIKVPAEKIAKPAQHKDEPDRSAIPEVSEMGWIVVHDEFTPEQTFPLKIGKNRIGRYSPDKPCEVMIKTNDTFMSRNHSVIEVKEKADGKLIYIISDIGSTNGTFINALRRLSEYDKIILLDGDTVQLGRTKIVLKTKESTQSSSEASRKVKREGYMKTVVITH; from the coding sequence TTGGATTCCAAGCACCCCAGCCTGCGCCCCGGAAATGACCTTGAAATAAAATGCCCGAAGTGCAAGCAGATTACCACCATAAAGGTACCTGCTGAAAAAATAGCAAAACCCGCCCAGCATAAGGACGAGCCAGACCGGTCTGCCATCCCTGAGGTTTCCGAAATGGGCTGGATAGTTGTCCACGACGAGTTCACTCCTGAACAGACCTTTCCTCTTAAAATTGGGAAAAACAGGATAGGGCGCTATTCGCCAGATAAACCCTGCGAAGTGATGATCAAAACCAATGATACCTTTATGAGCAGGAACCATTCCGTCATAGAGGTCAAAGAAAAGGCTGATGGTAAGCTGATTTACATTATTTCCGATATCGGCAGCACCAATGGAACTTTCATTAATGCGCTCCGGCGGCTCTCCGAATATGACAAAATCATCCTTTTGGATGGAGATACCGTACAGTTGGGAAGAACCAAAATTGTACTAAAAACTAAGGAATCTACCCAAAGTTCATCCGAGGCTTCGAGGAAAGTGAAGCGAGAGGGCTATATGAAAACCGTAGTGATAACCCACTGA
- a CDS encoding FHA domain-containing protein: MVKKYSIGRNPENLISIPDHPSVSGTHAYITPISENEMLVEDNDSTNGTFVNGQMVSSYVLHPADELRVGKVRIKAEQLFQKIARQAKPAGQGNAQKPQRKPQVVDVSDQFEQLRAVFDKYRQRKHQLAVIREGNWLEKLLRIIFPVGSIFRNKALEFQVQKEKLDDWFQEVYVCPNCNTHFGNMRWELIAKKKNCRNCKAILVK; encoded by the coding sequence ATGGTAAAAAAGTATTCCATCGGTCGAAATCCTGAAAATTTGATCAGCATACCTGATCACCCGTCGGTAAGTGGCACCCATGCCTATATTACACCGATCTCCGAAAATGAAATGTTGGTTGAAGATAATGATTCTACCAATGGCACATTTGTAAACGGTCAGATGGTCAGTTCTTATGTCCTGCATCCTGCTGATGAACTAAGGGTTGGAAAGGTACGAATCAAAGCCGAGCAGCTTTTTCAAAAAATTGCCAGACAGGCAAAACCGGCAGGTCAGGGTAATGCGCAAAAGCCTCAGCGCAAACCACAGGTGGTTGACGTATCCGATCAGTTTGAACAGCTTAGGGCAGTATTTGATAAGTACCGCCAGCGTAAGCATCAACTGGCAGTGATCAGAGAAGGAAACTGGTTGGAAAAGCTGTTAAGGATTATATTTCCTGTAGGATCCATTTTTAGGAATAAAGCGCTGGAATTTCAGGTTCAGAAGGAAAAACTGGACGATTGGTTCCAGGAAGTGTATGTATGCCCTAACTGCAATACCCATTTTGGTAATATGAGGTGGGAGTTGATCGCGAAAAAGAAGAATTGCAGGAACTGTAAGGCGATACTGGTAAAATAG
- a CDS encoding RNA polymerase sigma factor, which produces MNPNSTVCLPYSTEQLLYQGLRNQENDAVECLYRKVYPGFRNYVLKNSGSEMDAEDCFQEGLQSFYFNLQTGRFVLDKAKISTIVFDYCKKNWQTVLKSARFRLNTPLSDDQDPESDDSFLKDTIGNETIALVKKAFEKLTGNCREVIRMFYLEAKSLREIGMVLGISEDTAKNQRHKCMKKLKEIVSDFEQWH; this is translated from the coding sequence GTGAACCCTAACTCAACTGTTTGCTTACCATACTCAACCGAACAACTTCTTTACCAAGGCCTCAGAAATCAGGAAAATGATGCGGTAGAATGTCTGTACAGAAAAGTTTATCCCGGTTTCCGAAACTATGTACTCAAAAACAGCGGTTCGGAAATGGATGCGGAGGATTGCTTCCAGGAGGGGCTTCAAAGCTTTTACTTTAACCTTCAGACCGGTCGTTTTGTACTCGATAAGGCCAAAATCTCCACGATCGTTTTTGACTATTGCAAAAAAAACTGGCAAACCGTACTGAAAAGTGCGCGCTTCAGACTGAATACGCCCTTGTCAGACGATCAGGATCCTGAAAGCGACGATTCCTTTTTGAAGGATACGATCGGCAATGAAACAATAGCTTTGGTAAAAAAGGCTTTTGAGAAACTGACCGGGAACTGCCGTGAGGTGATCCGGATGTTTTACCTGGAAGCCAAATCACTGAGGGAAATCGGTATGGTACTGGGTATATCGGAAGATACTGCTAAAAACCAAAGACATAAATGCATGAAAAAATTAAAGGAAATTGTCTCAGACTTTGAACAATGGCACTGA